Proteins encoded within one genomic window of Brachybacterium muris:
- the ptsP gene encoding phosphoenolpyruvate--protein phosphotransferase, translating into MSQYTGVAVSPGRVVGTIRTMAPPVAEPPADEKVPDGIDPTVEAERIPGAAAAVQQSLTRLAERAKGEGRTILEATAQMAADPSLTQTAQGLVLTGGKSAARAVWEAGDQVANMLEGLGGYMAERATDVRDVRGRIVAELRGEQAPGIPEVEEPFILTAIDLAPADTATLDPDRVLALVTSDGGPQSHTAILARQLGLPAIVAARGIHAFPDGTEVFVDAGLGTITDEVTDEHHRFAQAWVELQKNPLTYEGGGAVLSDGTEVQLLANIGNAQDAEKAAAAHADGVGLFRTEFLFLDREDEPSVEEQTTAYAEVFSHFPGQKVVVRTIDAGADKPLPFLTDADEPNPALGVRAYRTSWEKRSVLTNQLDAIAAAAKASEATVWVMAPMISTVEDTEDFASMCRERDLAPAGIMVETPSAAITADRQLAECDFASIGTNDLTQYTMAADRQLGSLAHLNNPWQPAVLALVQATCTGARRAGGDPEAFGAKANKPVGVCGEAAGDPGLAVVLVGLGVNSLSMTPRSLPTVAKVLSTVTLEQAKELAAKAVAARTAEEGRDAVRAGLPILGELGL; encoded by the coding sequence CGATGGCCCCGCCGGTCGCCGAACCCCCGGCCGACGAGAAGGTCCCCGACGGTATCGACCCCACGGTCGAAGCGGAGCGCATCCCCGGCGCTGCCGCCGCCGTGCAGCAGTCCCTCACCCGCCTGGCCGAGCGCGCCAAGGGCGAGGGCCGCACCATCCTCGAGGCCACCGCGCAGATGGCCGCCGATCCGTCCCTCACCCAGACCGCCCAGGGCCTGGTGCTCACCGGCGGCAAGTCCGCTGCCCGCGCCGTGTGGGAGGCCGGTGACCAGGTCGCCAACATGCTCGAGGGGTTGGGCGGGTACATGGCCGAGCGCGCCACCGACGTGCGAGACGTGCGCGGTCGCATCGTCGCCGAGCTGCGCGGCGAGCAGGCCCCCGGCATCCCGGAGGTGGAGGAGCCCTTCATCCTCACCGCCATCGACCTGGCCCCCGCCGACACCGCCACCCTGGATCCGGACCGCGTGCTGGCCCTGGTGACCTCCGATGGCGGCCCCCAGTCGCACACCGCGATCCTGGCCCGCCAGCTGGGCCTGCCCGCCATCGTGGCCGCCCGCGGCATCCACGCCTTCCCCGACGGCACCGAGGTGTTCGTGGACGCGGGTCTGGGCACCATCACCGACGAGGTCACCGACGAGCACCACCGCTTCGCCCAGGCCTGGGTGGAGCTGCAGAAGAACCCCCTGACCTACGAGGGCGGGGGAGCGGTGCTCTCCGACGGCACCGAGGTGCAGCTGCTGGCCAACATCGGCAACGCCCAGGACGCCGAGAAGGCCGCCGCCGCGCACGCCGACGGGGTGGGCCTGTTCCGCACCGAGTTCCTGTTTTTGGACCGTGAGGACGAGCCGTCGGTCGAGGAGCAGACCACGGCGTACGCCGAGGTGTTCTCCCACTTCCCCGGCCAGAAGGTGGTGGTGCGCACCATCGACGCCGGTGCCGACAAGCCGCTGCCGTTCCTTACCGACGCCGACGAGCCCAACCCGGCCCTCGGTGTGCGCGCCTACCGCACCTCCTGGGAGAAGCGCTCGGTTCTCACCAACCAGCTCGACGCGATCGCGGCGGCCGCCAAGGCCTCCGAGGCGACGGTGTGGGTGATGGCCCCGATGATCTCCACCGTGGAGGACACCGAGGACTTCGCCTCCATGTGCCGCGAGCGCGACCTGGCCCCGGCCGGGATCATGGTGGAGACCCCTTCCGCCGCGATCACCGCGGACCGCCAGCTGGCCGAGTGCGACTTCGCCTCGATCGGCACCAACGACCTCACCCAGTACACGATGGCCGCGGACCGGCAGCTGGGCTCCCTGGCCCACCTGAACAACCCGTGGCAGCCGGCGGTGCTGGCCCTGGTGCAGGCCACCTGCACCGGTGCTCGCCGCGCCGGCGGTGATCCCGAGGCGTTCGGTGCCAAGGCCAACAAGCCCGTGGGCGTGTGCGGCGAGGCCGCCGGCGACCCGGGCCTCGCGGTGGTGCTGGTGGGCCTCGGGGTCAACAGCCTCTCGATGACCCCGCGCTCCTTGCCGACCGTGGCCAAGGTGCTCTCCACCGTCACCCTCGAGCAGGCCAAGGAGCTGGCGGCGAAAGCCGTCGCCGCCCGTACCGCCGAGGAGGGCCGCGATGCGGTGCGCGCCGGCCTGCCGATCCTCGGGGAGCTGGGTCTGTGA
- a CDS encoding HPr family phosphocarrier protein — MAERTVKIASSSGLHARPASIFAKAAGEQPATVTIEKVGGNAVQASSILMLMTLGAGHGDEVVLRAEGEGAEESVNALGDLLEKDLDKEE, encoded by the coding sequence ATGGCAGAACGCACCGTCAAGATCGCCAGCTCCTCCGGCCTGCACGCCCGCCCGGCGAGCATCTTCGCGAAGGCCGCCGGCGAGCAGCCCGCCACCGTCACCATCGAGAAGGTCGGCGGCAACGCTGTGCAGGCCTCCAGCATCCTGATGCTGATGACCCTGGGCGCCGGCCACGGCGACGAGGTCGTGCTGCGCGCCGAGGGCGAGGGCGCCGAGGAGTCCGTCAACGCTCTCGGTGATCTGCTGGAGAAGGACCTCGACAAGGAGGAGTGA
- a CDS encoding DUF6328 family protein, producing the protein MDPRPDPSRPPSAGEPAEGGALPVEDPSDPRVIGAGYQRHEPRAARLDRNWNELLQEIRVLQTGSQILAAFLIVLPFQARFDELDAVQTGWYLGLVALSLVIVGLLLTPVAVHRHLFRQRVKDEMVAVANRILRVVLALVGVLFSGVAIFIVDVVLNRPAAIVGGVAMGALMVVLLVVVPRRIGRGTLEDADARTRD; encoded by the coding sequence ATGGACCCCCGTCCGGATCCGTCTCGTCCACCCTCCGCAGGCGAGCCTGCGGAGGGCGGGGCGCTGCCTGTGGAGGACCCGTCGGATCCGAGGGTGATCGGGGCCGGCTACCAGCGCCACGAGCCACGTGCGGCACGGCTGGACCGCAACTGGAACGAACTGCTGCAGGAGATCCGGGTTCTGCAGACCGGTTCCCAGATCCTCGCCGCTTTCCTCATCGTGCTGCCGTTCCAGGCCCGCTTCGACGAGCTCGATGCGGTGCAGACCGGCTGGTACCTGGGCCTGGTGGCCTTGTCACTGGTGATCGTGGGGCTTCTGCTCACCCCGGTCGCCGTCCACCGCCACCTGTTCCGGCAGCGCGTCAAGGACGAGATGGTTGCGGTCGCCAATCGCATCCTGCGGGTGGTGCTGGCGCTGGTGGGCGTCCTGTTCAGCGGGGTGGCGATCTTCATCGTCGACGTCGTGCTGAACCGGCCGGCGGCGATCGTCGGCGGGGTCGCGATGGGTGCCCTGATGGTGGTGCTGCTGGTGGTGGTGCCCCGCCGGATCGGGCGGGGCACCCTTGAGGATGCGGACGCTCGGACCAGGGACTGA